One stretch of Rhipicephalus sanguineus isolate Rsan-2018 chromosome 10, BIME_Rsan_1.4, whole genome shotgun sequence DNA includes these proteins:
- the LOC125760293 gene encoding uncharacterized protein LOC125760293 — MINPVATVEKYPLPRIEDLWSALVPPYHPASNGAAERVVQTIKVKLKKSQARNFRTQVAHMLFQYRNTPHDVTGRAPCELLLGRMVKTPFDILHPDLRSTALLKQLKQNLAADKGCRPGLLPEPGVPIFARNFRSGPPWSAGQGFLPASSSSLLVRMQDGTTWHRHADHVRANRGTRLASTAAPAAASETTTTTQGTGASSCAPLVGPPPSSLPFLSTTAEPQDESSTAQAAPGAAAPSPSTPTMVSSNSSTVKKLEAQTYTIHHSRVGTDAHLVIPNANEFAHARDANCSTVTGNRPLIWEKASGSLIHSSL, encoded by the exons ATGATCAACCCCGTCGCTACCGTTGAAAAGTACCCACTGCCTCGGATTGAAGATCTCTGGTCGGCATTGGTTCCCCCGTACCACCCTGCTTCAAATGGTGCAGCTGAGCGGGTGGTGCAAACTATTAAGGTCAAACTTAAGAAGAGCCAGGCTCGGAATTTCCGTACGCAAGTTGCCCACATGCTTTTCCAATACCGGAATACACCCCATGATGTCACCGGCCGTGCCCCCTGTGAGCTCCTGCTGGGACGGATGGTGAAGACACCGTTCGACATTTTGCATCCAGACCTCCGGTCCACGGCGCTGCTCAAGCAGCTGAAGCAGAATCTGGCTGCTGACAAAGGGTGCCGTCCTGGATTGTTGCCTGAGCCTGGAGTGCCAATATTCGCCAGGAATTTCCGTTCTGGCCCACCTTGGTCTGCTGGACAAGGGTTCTTGCCTGCAAGCTCCTCCTCTCTGCTCGTACGTATGCAGGATGGAACCACATGGCACCGGCATGCTGACCATGTGAGGGCTAACCGCGGGACCCGGCTTGCATCCACAGCAGCACCAGCTGCAGCCAGTGAGACGACAACCACTACGCAAGGGACAGGCGCCTCCAGTTGTGCGCCACTAGTTGGGCCACCGCCAAGTTCACTGCCATTTCTGTCAACCACGGCAGAGCCTCAGGATGAATCAAGCACGGCTCAGGCAGCACCTGGTGCTGCCGCACCTAGTCCCTCAACACCT ACTATGGTCAGCTCAAACAGCTCTACTGTTAAAAAGCTCGAAGCTCAGACCTACACCATACATCATAGCCGGGTGGGCACAGATGCCCACTTGGTTATTCCCAATGCCAATGAGTTTGCCCATGCCCGCGATGCGAACTGTTCCACCGTGACAGGCAATCGACCTCTAATTTGGGAGAAGGCATCCGGCAGCTTGATCCACTCCTCGCTTTAA